The Mucilaginibacter gracilis genomic interval AAAATTAAGGCTTACGAGAGCGAGAAAAAGATAAAGAACGAGCAGTTAAAATTTCAGAAAGATAAAGAGGCGCGTTTAAGCGATGAGTTGGAAAAAGACACCAACCAGCTTAACCACGTACTTTACAATATTAAGCGCCTGTCCGAAGAGCGTTTGCAGGAGGATGAAAAACTTGAAACGCTGAGAGAAAACCTTGCCGAACTAAAAAGCGTTGTTGACGAGTACCGCCAGGGCCAATTGGGCGCCAAAGCCGAACTTGACGAAATAGGCAATATTAACAACAGGCTGCAAAACCAGATATACAAGGCCGAGAAAGACCTAGACATTTTACAAATACAGCAGCAGGCCTTAGAGCAGGAGAGCCAGCGCAACATGGCCGATGCCGATAATAAAGAAGCCGAACTAAGCAGTTTTAACGATGCCATTGCCGAGCTTGAAACCCGTACCGCAACACTGGAACAAGAGCACCAGGCCGCTATAGACTTTGAACGTAGTCTTGCAGAAAAACTGCGCGAAACCGAGGCCAACCTTAGCACCACTAAAGACACCTTAACCCAAGAGGGCCGTAAACTTGATGCCAAACAAAACGAATACAACCTTACCAAAAGTATGGTTGATAACCTGGAAGGCTTCCCCGAATCGATACGGTTTTTAAAGAAAAACAGCGATTGGGCACGTAATGCTCCGCTATTTAGCGATGTTTTATTTTGCCGCGAAGATTACCGCGTTGCCATTGAAAACTACCTTGAGCCGTTAATGAACCACTATGTGGTTGAAAATTATGATGAAGCGATAAGCGCCATTAACCTGCTCAGTAAATCGGCAAGGGGGCGCGCGCAATTTTTTATACTGAGCAATTACCCTGCTGATGGCAGGCCCGAAGCATTTAACCGGCCCGATAACTGGATACCTGCATTAGATGTTATTGAGGTAGATAACCGCTACTATCCGCTTTGTGCGCACCTGCTTAAAAACGTTTACCTGGTAAACGACCAGGCCGAAACCGAACTCAACAACCAGCTATTGCCGCAAGGCATTGCCTTGCTGGGTATGAGCGGCAAGTTCAGCAAATCAACCTTTACCATGTCGGGCGGTTCGGTAGGGTTGTTTGAGGGTAAGCGTATTGGCCGGGCAAAAAACCTGGAGATACTGGCTAAAGAAATTAAAACCCACGAAGGCAAAATAGCGCAATACAAAAGCCAGATTAATGAGCTGCAAGTACAGTTAACAACCTTGCGGGCATCGGGCAAAACTGCCGAAATTAACCAAAAGCAACAGCAGCTAAACCAGTTAAACACGCAATTAATAACCGTAAAAACGCGCCGCGAACAGTACCAAACTTTTATTGAAAGCAGCCGCAACCGCAAGCAGGATATAGCGCAAAAAATAGATAGCATACTTGCCGATAAGGAAAAGTTATTACCTACCGTTGCCGAACTAAAATTGCAAAAGCTGGAGCAAAGCGAATTGCTTGCCGAAAAACAGGAGGCTTTTGCCGAACTATCCGAACATTTATCTGTACAATCGGCGCGGTATAACCAGGAGAATATAGCCTTTCACCAGCAACAAAACAGGGTAGCCGGATTGGCTAAAGACCTTGACTACCGTGAAATACAGCAGGAAAATTTAGACCAGCGTATTAAACAAAACAAAGCCGAATTGGATGTGGTAAAAGCTGCCATTATGGATAACATGAAGCAGAGCGACCACTCGGACGATGACCTGCTTGAAATGTATGGCCAGCGTGAAGAACTGGAAAAGGCGGCACAAACAGCCGAACAAGAATACTACGCTTTTCGCGAAAAGATAACGTTTGCCGAAAACGAGATCAGCAATTTGAGGCGCAATAAAGATAACGCCGAGGCTATTGAAAATAAACTAAAAGACGAAAAGAACAACCTTAAACTGGAACTAAACGCTTTAAAAGAAAGACTATCGGTTGAGTTTAGTGTTGATATAGAAGATTTGCTTGAAACAGAAGTACCTGAGGACGAAAATGAAAGTGGCCTGCGCGAAAAAACCGAAAAGCTAAAAAAACAACTGGACGAGTTTGGCCCCATTAACCCTATGGCTGTTGAAGCCTACCAGGAAATGAGCGAACGCTATCAGTTTATACAGACACAAAAAAAGGATTTAAGCGAAGCCAAGTTTTCGTTACTTGCAACTATACAGGAGATTGACGACACGGCTAAAGAAAAATTTATGCTGGCCTTTACAATGGTTCGCGAAAACTTTATTAAAGTATTCCGGTCGTTATTTAACGAAGAGGATTCGTGCGATTTGATATTGAGCGACCCCAATAATCCGCTCGAATCAGACATTGATATTATTGCCAAGCCTAAAGGTAAAAGGCCATTGTCTATCAACCAACTGTCGGGCGGCGAAAAAACGCTTACGGCTACAGCCATCCTATTTTCGCTCTACCTGCTAAAACCTGCTCCCTTCTGTATTTTTGATGAGGTTGACGCCCCGCTTGACGATACCAATATTGATAAGTTTAACAACATTATCCGCAAGTTTTCAAAGGAATCGCAGTTCATCATCGTATCGCACAACAAACGCACCATTGCCAGCACCGATATTATTTACGGCGTAACCATGGTTGAGCAGGGTATATCACGCGTAGTGCCGGTAGATATGCGCGAACTGGCAGATTAAAGCCGCGTTGCGGCTCGATGTGCAGATGAGTAAATATGCAGGTGTGCAAATGGAGAGAAGATTTGACAACTTTTAAAAAGTTGTCAAATCTAAACAAGGCTCAATGTGCAGGTGTGCAAATGAAATGATGAGATATAAAAATTCTTCAGTATTTATTCATTCACACATTGAAATTATGTGTACACATCAAAATCATTTGCACATTTACTCATCCGCACATCAAAATCATTTACTCATCTGCACATCCGCACATTGAAATTAATGTCTTCGCCTTGCTTTAAATCTATCCTTAAATAACATTCCGGTAAAGGCATTATGGTCTTTAATTTTACTGTTTAGCTCGGCTTGTTGGGCAACAGATAGTGTGGGTACGCCGTTAGTGCTTTCTATTTGCTTATCGGGTATTGAAAAGGTGCCTACATTAATGTATGATAACGAGCGGGCCAGCAAGTTTTCGGTAGGGTCACCAAAGTCGTGAGCAACATCATCTGCCGAATAATAGCCGGGGTAATCGGTTGAGCCGGCCGTCATGCCCGAATAATAGCCACCCTGGCCAGCCGAGTTTTTGGTTTCAAATTCGGACAAATACAACTCGTAGGTATCAATTGGGATATAAAAAAAGCCAACCGGTTTACCGTATGATGTGGTACCAACCAGTTTAACATTCATGTGCGGGCGCAAATTATTAATGGTAAGCTCGCTTGCCGATGCCGTGCGGCCGGTTATAATAAAAATTACGTTCCCGGTAATGTTGAGCGTTTTTTGTTTAGAAAAATAGGATGTATTGTTAGCTATCGTAAAATCATCCTTAGCAAAACCCAGGTTAGTTAACAAGGGATAATTGTTGGCTTGCAGTTTATTATTATAATAAGCCGTGTACATTGGGCTGCCGCTTAAGCTGGCAGGTGCAATAAGGTTATCTAAATATTCGGCTGTTTCAACAAAGCCGCCGCCGTTGTAACGCAGGTCAACCACTAAATCGGTTATATTTTGGGCAATAAAGTAATTAAAGGCAGCATCTAAGGGAGCCTTGGCATTAGTTTTTAAATCGGTAAAGGTTGATAACACAAGGTAACCTACCTTTTTGCCGTTTGAGGTGGTATAAACCGAATCTTTCATAACCGGGTTAGCCGTATAACTTGCAGCAGTAACTGTAGCGGTGTAAGTTGTACCGTTACTACGCTGCAAAGTCATGGTGATACTATTTGCAGATAACGCCCTGTTTATATAATTGATATTGGTTGAGTTTGTATCTAATTTGGGTACGCCCACTATATTTGTAATAAGTTCGCCGCGATGGAGGCCTGCGTTTGCTGCTGGCGACCCCGGATTAACATACCGCACGCGCAAATCGGTATTAGAAAGGGGGCCAAAAACCGGGAAAAAGCCAAAGTCGGCATTATTACCGCCCAATATGGTTGATGTTTGTCCCTGATCTATAAATGAATATTTTGACTCGCCCGGATACGATCTATTATACTCATACGGTTTACCGGTAACCGGGTTTATTTTGTATTGCGAAAGTGCATCAACCTCCTTTTGCAGTGCAGCTAAATCGCTGCTTGCGGTAAAGCCGCGGGGGTTAAAAGCATCGGTTGTTGGCAGGGCATCGTACCATAAATAATCTTCCCTGGCATACATGTAAACAGAATCCTTCACCAAATCAATCGATGGTGTTTCGGTATGGTGTTTGCACGATGTTGTTGCCAGGGCTGTTAGGGCTACAAAAAGCAAGTAAAAGTTTTTTTTCATAAGTGGTTATCAGGGCGGTAATTAATAATAGCTAACGCAAAAATTATCGCCTTAGTTTATTTGGTAAGATAATAATTTTCAGCGTATTGCCAGCGGGGTAAGCGCTTATAATATTAACAAATTTACAAAATCAACACCGCTTGCTTCGGCGCAAAGCTTATCTGTTTGGCTATTACCAACCATTACAATATCGCGGCGCTCCAGGTTATGCTGTTTTAAAATATAGTGCAGTGCATCGGGCTCGGGCTTGGCCTTAATCTCATCAGCAAAGTAGCAAACCAGGTACTGCTCAAGGCCATGCCATTCGGTTTGTTTTATTTTATTGAGTTGCTGCAGCGGGTTACCGTTGGTTAAAATAAATAGCTGTTTCCTGTCAACCACAATATCCTGCAAAAGGCTTAACGCCTGCTGGTATAATAAAAGTTTTAAAGGCAGGCGCGCCGTTTGGTGCAGCAAATCAAAATTATAACGGTATTGGCCGTCAACATTAAAGCGCTGCTGCACGCGGTTAAATACGTATTCGGCACCTTCGGTCTCAAAAGTTTGGGTCATTAATTTGGTAAGTACCTGCGCATCAAGCATTTCTTTATATTCTAAAAAACTGGCAAACAGGTAATATACCTGTAACAGGTAATCCTTTTCGGGATAAAGCACATTATCCAATTCAAATACAAACGCTTTTTTCCGTTTGTCAATATCAGCGTAAGTAAGCATTAATCGGCAGTAAAAATTATATAGTTTTCGTTATTCACTTTAAAAACTCCGTTTGTAGTTTTATTGTGCAACAAGGCAACGGCATTTAAAAAATCGCCTACTACAACACGGCCACTTTCTAAAATAACAATATCGCCTGTAAGGGTTTGCGGGGGTGGGTTGTTATCAATAAGCTCTGTAGAGGGAATGATGAGCGTAATATCAAACTCCTCAAACAGTTGCCTTGCCTGGGCAAGTGGCAATAACTCGTCGCGCCGGAGGGCGTAAACCTTACTTATTTGCTTATCCAAACAAAGCGAAAGCATTTGGTGCACAAAGGCCGCCGACCGTGGATTTGGGGTTTTAACCATTCTACCGGCTGTTACCATCAACTCCGGAATGTCCTGGTAATCGCCGAGTATCACATCGTCTGGTCCTAAAATTTTTTTCAACTGTTGCGCCTGCGCCGAATTTGCCGCCGTAATTAATGCATTCATCATACCCTCCTTATAAATTTTCAACCATCAACCCATCTTTCATTAGTATTTTACGGTCAGAGAGGTCAGAAAGTTCTTCATTATGGGTAACAATTATAAATGTTTGGTTAAACTCGCGGCGCAGGTCAATAAACAACTGGTGCAATTCGCGCGCGTTGGTAGAATCGAGATTGCCCGACGGCTCATCGGCTAAAATTAAAGCTGGATTGTTGATGAGTGCCCTGGCCACCGCTACCCGTTGCTGCTCGCCGCCCGATAACTGGCCGGGTTTATGATCGGCCCGGGCAGAAAGCCCCAATATGCCCAGCAAATATTTAGCGCGTTTTTCGGTTTCGGTTTTTGACTGGCCGCCTATAAACGCCGGGATACAAACGTTTTCGATAGCCGAAAACTCGCCCAGTAAATGATGAAACTGAAATATAAAGCCGATATGTTTGTTACGAAATGCACTGAGCTGAGACTTGCTTAACGCACTAACATCCTGATCTTTAATTACCACAGAGCCCGAATCGGCTTTATCAAGCGTACCAATAATATTAAGCAGCGAACTTTTACCTGCCCCGGAGGCACCTACAATGCTTACAATTTCTCCACGGTTAACCGCAATATCAACCCCTTTTAGTATTTGCAACGTACCGTATGCTTTATTAATAGATGTGGCTTTGAGCATATTGCAAAGTACTTATTAAATGTGCGGATGTGCAAATGTGCATGATTGATTTATGTGAGATCCGGTGCATAGCTACGTAAAACGCCGCCACTAATCGGCAGCAAAGGTTTTGGGTAACAGCTTACCGCTGGCCCGCATCAGGTTATCAGTAGCCTGTAATATTTTGGCCTTTAGTTTTTCGTTATAATTAGGGTGAGCCGCTAAAAATGCATTTACAATACGGGCGGCTTCGGCACTTTGATAGCTGCCGAATGTGCTTGACAGCCATGATTGCGGAAAAAATATATCGCCGGTTACCTGTATGTTTTCCAGCATATCTAAACTTTTTGCCAAATACTTTACCGATGTATTTTGCCTTAGC includes:
- the smc gene encoding chromosome segregation protein SMC codes for the protein MQLTRLEVKGFKSFGDKITINFNEGITAIVGPNGCGKSNVVDAIRWVLGEQSTRALRSEKMENVIFNGSKSRKPGNLAEVSLTFDNTKNILPTEFSQVTLTRKLYRTGESEYRLNDVQCRLKDITDLFLDTGVGSDSYSIIELKMIEEIISNKENSRRTLFEEASGISKYKLRKKQTLNKLKETEADLERVEDLLFEIEKNLKTLENQAKKTERYYRLKEQYKTLSIMLASFRIVSFSDSLKKIEDLEQKQTIEKSAIVTHIDTLEAGLQQQKLDSLTKEKNLATQQKATNEYVAKIKAYESEKKIKNEQLKFQKDKEARLSDELEKDTNQLNHVLYNIKRLSEERLQEDEKLETLRENLAELKSVVDEYRQGQLGAKAELDEIGNINNRLQNQIYKAEKDLDILQIQQQALEQESQRNMADADNKEAELSSFNDAIAELETRTATLEQEHQAAIDFERSLAEKLRETEANLSTTKDTLTQEGRKLDAKQNEYNLTKSMVDNLEGFPESIRFLKKNSDWARNAPLFSDVLFCREDYRVAIENYLEPLMNHYVVENYDEAISAINLLSKSARGRAQFFILSNYPADGRPEAFNRPDNWIPALDVIEVDNRYYPLCAHLLKNVYLVNDQAETELNNQLLPQGIALLGMSGKFSKSTFTMSGGSVGLFEGKRIGRAKNLEILAKEIKTHEGKIAQYKSQINELQVQLTTLRASGKTAEINQKQQQLNQLNTQLITVKTRREQYQTFIESSRNRKQDIAQKIDSILADKEKLLPTVAELKLQKLEQSELLAEKQEAFAELSEHLSVQSARYNQENIAFHQQQNRVAGLAKDLDYREIQQENLDQRIKQNKAELDVVKAAIMDNMKQSDHSDDDLLEMYGQREELEKAAQTAEQEYYAFREKITFAENEISNLRRNKDNAEAIENKLKDEKNNLKLELNALKERLSVEFSVDIEDLLETEVPEDENESGLREKTEKLKKQLDEFGPINPMAVEAYQEMSERYQFIQTQKKDLSEAKFSLLATIQEIDDTAKEKFMLAFTMVRENFIKVFRSLFNEEDSCDLILSDPNNPLESDIDIIAKPKGKRPLSINQLSGGEKTLTATAILFSLYLLKPAPFCIFDEVDAPLDDTNIDKFNNIIRKFSKESQFIIVSHNKRTIASTDIIYGVTMVEQGISRVVPVDMRELAD
- a CDS encoding S41 family peptidase; protein product: MKKNFYLLFVALTALATTSCKHHTETPSIDLVKDSVYMYAREDYLWYDALPTTDAFNPRGFTASSDLAALQKEVDALSQYKINPVTGKPYEYNRSYPGESKYSFIDQGQTSTILGGNNADFGFFPVFGPLSNTDLRVRYVNPGSPAANAGLHRGELITNIVGVPKLDTNSTNINYINRALSANSITMTLQRSNGTTYTATVTAASYTANPVMKDSVYTTSNGKKVGYLVLSTFTDLKTNAKAPLDAAFNYFIAQNITDLVVDLRYNGGGFVETAEYLDNLIAPASLSGSPMYTAYYNNKLQANNYPLLTNLGFAKDDFTIANNTSYFSKQKTLNITGNVIFIITGRTASASELTINNLRPHMNVKLVGTTSYGKPVGFFYIPIDTYELYLSEFETKNSAGQGGYYSGMTAGSTDYPGYYSADDVAHDFGDPTENLLARSLSYINVGTFSIPDKQIESTNGVPTLSVAQQAELNSKIKDHNAFTGMLFKDRFKARRRH
- a CDS encoding HAD family hydrolase, whose translation is MLTYADIDKRKKAFVFELDNVLYPEKDYLLQVYYLFASFLEYKEMLDAQVLTKLMTQTFETEGAEYVFNRVQQRFNVDGQYRYNFDLLHQTARLPLKLLLYQQALSLLQDIVVDRKQLFILTNGNPLQQLNKIKQTEWHGLEQYLVCYFADEIKAKPEPDALHYILKQHNLERRDIVMVGNSQTDKLCAEASGVDFVNLLIL
- a CDS encoding ATP-grasp domain-containing protein; its protein translation is MMNALITAANSAQAQQLKKILGPDDVILGDYQDIPELMVTAGRMVKTPNPRSAAFVHQMLSLCLDKQISKVYALRRDELLPLAQARQLFEEFDITLIIPSTELIDNNPPPQTLTGDIVILESGRVVVGDFLNAVALLHNKTTNGVFKVNNENYIIFTAD
- a CDS encoding ABC transporter ATP-binding protein; translated protein: MLKATSINKAYGTLQILKGVDIAVNRGEIVSIVGASGAGKSSLLNIIGTLDKADSGSVVIKDQDVSALSKSQLSAFRNKHIGFIFQFHHLLGEFSAIENVCIPAFIGGQSKTETEKRAKYLLGILGLSARADHKPGQLSGGEQQRVAVARALINNPALILADEPSGNLDSTNARELHQLFIDLRREFNQTFIIVTHNEELSDLSDRKILMKDGLMVENL